ACCAAGGACCAAGAGGGTATTTGAGATAGCATTTATGGAAGCAAGAAGACTTGGCAGCACATATATCAGCACAGAACATCTTTTGCTTGCCATCATGCGCGAGGGTGAAAGTGTTGCTGTGAGAATTTTGATGGATCTGGGCGTGGATCCGCAAAAACTCTTTGAGGAGATTATGAAACTTTTGAACGAAGATGCAAAGAATGTTGGCGGAGTGTCTCCACAGCAACAGATAAATTTCCAAACCCAGAATACACCTACTTTGAACCAGTTTAGCAGGGATTTAACGCAACTTGCGCTTGAAGGGAAAATTGACCCTGTTATTGGTCGTGAAAAAGAAATTGAAAGGGTCATCCAGATATTGTCAAGAAGAACCAAGAACAACCCCTGTTTGATTGGTGAGCCCGGTGTTGGAAAGACAGCTATAGTTGAGGGACTTGCTCAGAAGATTGTTGAGGGGAATGTTCCAGAACTTTTGAGAAACAAAAGAGTTGTTGCTCTTGACCTTTCTGCAATGGTTGCCGGGTCAAAGTTCAGAGGCGAGTTTGAAGAAAGGCTCAAAAAGGCAATGGAAGAGGTAAGGAAAGCTGGCAATGTTATTCTTTTTATAGATGAGATGCACACAATAATCGGTGCTGGTGCAGCAGAGGGTGCGATTGACGCATCAAACATCTTAAAACCTGCTCTTGCGCGTGGCGAGATTCAGGTCATTGGTGCAACAACCCTTGATGAGTACAGAAAACATATAGAAAAAGACGCTGCACTGGAGCGAAGGTTCCAGCCGATTTTGGTTGGTGAGCCCACACCCGAGGAGACAATTCAAATTCTTAAGGGGCTTCGTGATAAGTATGAAGCTCATCATGGGGTTAAGATAACAGATGAGGCAATAAAGGCAGCTGTTGAACTTTCTACAAAATATATCACAGACAGATACCTGCCGGACAAGGCTATAGACCTTATTGATGAGGCAGCCTCAAGAGTACGACTTCAAATGTACACACTGCCACCTCATGTGAAAGAATACGAAGAAAAGATAGAAAAACTTGAAAAAGAAAAAGAGGAAGCCATCAGGCTGCAGGAATATGAGAAAGCAGCTAAGATAAGAGATGAAATTATGAAACTTCGTCAGGACCTTGAAAAGGTTAAAAACTCCTGGACAAACGACCAGCAAAAAGCACAGCCCATTGTTACAGAAAACGATATTGCATACATTGTTTCAAGCTGGACAGGTATTCCTGTTAATAAGCTGACTGAAGATGAATCACAGCGACTTTTGAAATTGGAAGAGGTTCTGCACAGGCGGGTTGTTGGTCAGGATGAAGCTGTAAGAGCTGTTGCAAGGGCTATAAGGCGCGGAAGAGTGGGGCTTAAAGATCCAAAAAGACCGATTGGTTCGTTTATATTCTTGGGTCCAACCGGTGTTGGTAAGACAGAACTTGCCAGGGCGTTGGCTGAGGCATTGTTTGGGACAGAGGATGCCCTGATTAGAATTGACATGTCCGAATATATGGAAAAATTTAATGTGTCCAAATTGATTGGTTCACCACCCGGTTATGTTGGCTATGAAGAAGGTGGTCAGCTGACAGAAAAGGTGAGAAGAAGACCATATTCTGTTGTGCTTTTTGATGAAATAGAAAAAGCTCATCCGGATGTTTTCAACCTGCTTCTGCAGATTCTTGATGATGGAAGACTTACAGACTCACAGGGGAGAACTGTAAGCTTTAGAAATACTGTGATTATAATGACTTCAAACATTGGTGCAAACCTTATTACTAACCCCAAAAAGTTAGGATTTTCAACCTCCGAAGATGAAAAGCAGAGAACATATGAGAGAATAAAGGAAAATGTTATGAATGAGCTCAAGAAAACATTTAGACCCGAATTTCTAAACAGGATAGATGAGATTATAGTATTCCATCCGCTTGATGAAGAGGATGTCAAGAAGATAGTTGAAATTCTTCTAAATAATTTAAAAGAAAGAATAAAGGAAAGCCAGTATTATGCAGAGTTTACCCCTGCGCTTGTTGAAGCGATTGCTAAAAAAGGATTTGACCCGGTATTTGGTGCAAGACCGCTCAAAAGAGCAATACAGAGTATGGTGGAGGACAAGATTTCAGAAGCTATTTTAGAGGGGCAGATAAAGCAGGGTGATGAGTTTATTGTTGACTATGTGGATGACAGAACAGTAATTATAAGAAAAGAAAAAAGTGATAGTGCTGATGTAACTGATACCGGGCAGGCTAAGTAAAATTTGAAAAAATAAATGGGTGCACCTTTTTGAAAAAAGTATTTTTCAAGGTTGCACCCATTTTTTTATTTTGATCATACACTTTTAATTAAACAACCTTCTTTGGTACCATTATCTTTCTGAGCTTTGCATATCGTGGAAGACCCTTTTCAAACTTCACTTCAACCTCGCCTTCAATAAGAGGCTGGATGTAATTGAGAGCCTCTTCTTTTACATAGTTGCCGTCGTGTGAAATCCAGGCAAGAGGTACCAATTTTTCAGCATTTGCCACCTTGTAAAGTTCAACAAGCTCTGTTGAGCTTGAATATGGACTGTCACTGTCACGCTTGATGGCAATCATGTATCCACTTGCACCTTCAACTGCATATTTCACAGCCATTCTTCCAACCATGTAGGCTTCTTCAACATCAACCTTTGACAGGATATGTGCAGCACTGCGCTGCAGAACATTGAATTGAATAGATTTGACTCTCTTTTCTACCTCTTCACGAATAATGTTCTCAAGAACAAATGCTGCACCGCCAAGCTGGACATGACCGAATGCATCTATTCCAAACTTGTGGCTCATATCGGCAATATACTTTCCTTCTTTGTCTTTAATGCCCTCTGATACCACAATAGTAATCTTTCCGGTCTTTTTGTGTATGTTTCTGACATCCTCCAAGAATCTGTCAACAGAAAATGGTACTTCAGGTAGATAAATAAGGTCGGGTGCACCGATGTCTTTTGAAGCAAGTGCTGATGCTGCAGCAAGCCAGCCTGCATTTCTTCCCATGACTTCAATTATTGTGACAATGTTTGTAGGATATACAACAGCATCTCTTGCTATCTCCATTACAGATGTTGCAATGTACTTTGCAGCACTTCCAAAGCCAGGGCAGTGGTCTGTCATGACAAGGTCATTGTCAATGGTCTTTGGAATTCCTATGATAGATATATCATAACCTATCTTTTTTGCATAACGTGTCAGTTTGTCAGCCGTGTCCATAGAGTCATTACCACCGATGTAGAAGAAATATCTTATATTGTGTGCTTCAAAAACGTTGAAAATTTTAACATAGTCCTTTTCGTCATGTTCAAAAGGTTTCAGCTGGTATCTACAAGAGCCCAGGGCAGATGAAGGAGTGGTTTTTAAAAGCTTTAACTCTTCAGGGTCTTCCATTCTAAGGTCATAAAGTTCCTCGTCAATAAGACCGATTATACCATTTTTTGCTCCATAAATAGCCCTTATAGGATGTTGCTTCATTGATTCTTCAATCACACCCAAAAGCGAAGCATTGATAACCGCAGTTGGACCTCCTGATTGAGCAACAACGCAATTTCCTTCTTTTGGCATTTCAAATCCCTCCCGATCAAGTAAAATTTTTAGTTTATTTTAATGTTAGCCATAGAAGCCCTTTTTTATTGCACCTTTTTAAAAGTATCTATGGATTCCGGAGAGTCGACGATTATGGTTTTGAAATTATCATATATGACAAATCCAGGTTTTGACCTGGGGGGTTTTTTAACGTGCTTAACATATGTGTAATCAACAGGTACTTTGGTTGAGTGTTTTGCTTTGCTAAAATATGCAGCCAAACAAGCTGCTTCTAACAGAGTCTTCTCAGGCACCTCTTTGTTGCTTGTTCTGATAATAACATGTGAACCGGGGATTTTCTGGGTATGAAGCCAGATGTCATTGCTTGATGCAAATTTTAATGTTAGATAATCATTTTGAATGTTATTTCTTCCAACATAGATATCAAAACCATCTGAACTGATGAAATGATGAGGATTGAATTTTTTTGTATCTTTCCTTTTCTCGTTTTTCTTTGTCTCAGTTTTAATGTAACCTTCTTTTTCTAATTCCTCTTGTATGCTCAGAAGATCTTCAATATTTGTACTTTTTTCAACAAGAGCATCTAAGCTATACAGAAATTCAAGTTCACTTTCAATCTCTGAAATTTCACTTTTGGCATATTCTTCAGCTTTTTTTAACTTGTTGTATAGCTTGTAGTACTTTTCGGCATTCTGCTTTAGATTTTTATCCTTTTCAATTGGAATTTTAATTGGTGATAAATCCTCGCTGTAATAGTCTATTACTTCAACAAACTCATTGGAATGGGTATTTAGCTGGTACAGGTTTGCCAGGATAAGGTCTGCATACTTTTTGAAAAGTTCAGCATTTTTTGCCTGCTCTATTTTTTGCAGGTTTTGCTCATATCTCTGGCTGAGCTTTTTCAAATTTTGCTCAATTATCTTTTGAAGATGTTGTTTTTTCTCAATAAAAATTGTATACTCTTCTTTTTTAGAATAATACTCTTCTATACAGCTGTTGAGATTTTGGAAAAACCTTTTCGAGAAATTTGAATAACTTTTAAGGTCTATAACGTAAAAGTCTACTGGACTTCCTCTGTCTGTATACAATGTGGGCAAAATCTCACCTTTTTCTACTATACAATATAATAATTCTCTTAAAGATTCAAAAATCCTTCTAATAAGATCACTTTTTTCGAGATTTTTTTCAAAAACTTGTGCATGCAGCACAACTTCACCGGCAAACTGCTTGCTAATTCCTGACAGGTTATCTGTGAGGATATTTTCTAAATTTCTATTCGAACTTTCAAAAAATGAGCAAAATTCTTCGAAAGTTACCTCAAGAGGATTTTTCTTTGTTAAAACAGGTGGCAGATCATATTTTGCACCGGGTAGGATTATGCGCGGAGAGTTTTCAAAAGACATCCTTTTTATTGCATCAATTATCTTTTGAGTTGAATCTATCAAGAATATATTGCTATGTCTTCCCATCATTTCAAATAAAATATATTTTTTTTCGATATCTCCAAGTTCATTTTTTGTTTCAAATTCTATTCTTACTATTCTTTCCAGACCTTCCTGGTAGATATTTGTAATTTTTGAGCCAAGCAAGTTTTTCCGCAGAATCATACAGAAGTTTGGAGCAACATCAGGGTTTTTCTTTTGCTTATCTGTAATATATATTCTCGGAAGTGAGGGATTTGCCGAGATTATCAGTTTTTTTGTTTTGCCAGCCCTGTATACATACAGATTTATTTCAAACTGATTTGGTTGATAGACTCTTTCCACCTTTCCTTCAGAAAGCTCATCTTTTAACTCTTTTATAAGTGTGCGAAGGACAATTCCGTCAAATGGCAAGTTAAATCTACCTCCATCTTTAAGATAGGCTGTCCTGTTTATTATGCTTTTGAATTACTTTCTGAATCGATATACTCCAAAGCAAATAAAAATCCTAAAAATAGCCAGAAATATGTTGTCATCATTGGCACTTCAAAGATATTTTCAACAGTGTTGTGTATCAAAGTGGTGGCAAGACCTATTAAAATTCCAGTTCCTATCATTTTGAGTTCTTTTGATTTTAAGTGTTTTAGAACTCTTGCCGAAAGCAATAAACCCATTGCAAATACCAGTATCATAATAGCAACGCCAATAATTCCCATTTCGACCGCGCTCTTGAGGTAAAAGTTGTCAACATAAAAGGAACCTGCTATGTTTCTTTTTGCCACAGCCCCACCAAATCTTCCAAAGCCAACACCAAACAGTAAATTCTCCTTTAAAATTTCAAAGGATTTTGTCCAGCGTGCAATTCTGCCTGCTCTTGCGCTGCTTTCTGTGTACTTGTTACTTAGCATATAAAGCACTCTCATCAGTATTGAAGGAGCAAATACAGGTACGCAGGCTACTGTTGCAAACAGCAATCCCAGTACCCTTTTATCAACAAAAAATCCATAGAGAAGCATGGAGACTAAAAATGCAAACCAGGCACCCCTTGAAAATGTAAAACCAAGGCAGACAATCATTGAGATTAAAACCATTGAGTAGTAGACCCTCTTTGGGATGGTTTTTTCGTGTAACACAAATGGAAGAACAAAGGGTATAGACATTGCAAGCAAACTTCCCAGAACATTTGGACTTCCAATAATTGAATAAACTCTTGTTCTTATATATGTTTCATAGCTGCTATCAATCCAGCTCTGTGGAATTTCAACACCGATTATATACTGGTAAATACCGTACAGAGAAATCAAAAATATCATGAAAATATAAGCTGAGATAAATTTTTTAAATTGAGAAATACTTTTGAGCAGGTTCAAACCGATAAAGAACCACAGGGCATATTCAGCATATACTCTGAACCCTTCGATTGCAATTCTCATATTTGAAGAGTTTTTTAATAGCAAAAAGATACATGTCATTAAAAAGACCATTATATATACGTCCAGCGGTGATATTCTCAGTTTGGAATTATTATTCAAAATGGATTTTACAACAAAGGCAACAACAATTAGGATAAAGAGCACTTCATCCCATATAGATGCAAATGAAGAAAGTATTGCTACTTTTCTAAAAACAAAGTCTACAAATGCATACAAAATAGCAGCATAAAGCAGCCTTGATGGGTCTTCAAATATGATCAATCCAAGCAAAAACAAACCCAGTGCCAGAACAGAAATTTTCAGTGATACCATACTGCCTATAAGTCCAAGTATAAAAATTAAAAATGCCATATAGTACAAACTTCTTCTTTCAATCATGTTTTTCACCTTTCAAAATAATTTCTTTATCAAGAAAAGATTTTATGAAAAAGTTTACAAACAAAGCTGTTTTTTGCATATTTACTGATATTTTCTTGAAAGCTCAGGAAGGCTAAGAATATTAGTACAGATAAAGTTAAAACCTTTGTCAGAGAAATTCTATTTTTGATTACTTCGCCCGAAAAAAAACCTGCATAGAATGCCAGGATATAAAGAGTTAAAACAGAAAAAGGTCTTTTTTCAAAAAGAGTTATTTGGCTTTTTAAAAAACTTACTACAAAACTGTTTCTCCAGAGCCTTCTGGACTTTCGAAGAAGATTGAAAGATTCTTTGATACAAAAACTATAGAAGTTTTTAGCAGTCCTCAAAAAAAAGGATGCACTTATGTATTTTTTCTTTGCCTCTTTTCTTACAAATTCAAACAAAATAGAGTGGCGGGAAAAGTAAAAAAGTTTTGAAACAAGCTCATAAATTCTGCTTTCCTTCAAATAACTGTAAAGAAGCACTGCCATTTTATATACAGCACTTTCTCTTACCATTTTTTTCACATCCTTACTCTTTTACTATTTCAACACCAGTCACAACTCCAACAAGCTCAGTGGTTCTTGTCTTGACATAGAAGGTTTTTCCAACCCTGACAGTTTGCTTATCCAACTTTATTGTGGCTCCCTCAAATGTCACATAGCCATGGATTGTGACATAGACATCTTTTTTGTATGGATGCTTTGCTACTACAATTTTTCCGTCTGACGATGTTTTTTCGTACACTCCATCTTTAATCTGAATGTCCTGGATATAGGATTTTGTCAGGGTGTTTCCGGTTACAAGAAAATCATTTTTGTGCAAAGAGCCAGCCATGACAGGTTCAACAAGAGGTATTTTGACATTGATAATAGCTTCTCCGTATTTAATTTCTACAAATTCATCTTGTGACGTACTTTCGGTTGCTTTTTCGTGTGACGAAATCTTTGAAAACCCTGCCCATGCAATAGCTATGATGAGCAATATTAGAATAAGATCTACAATGTTGATAATTCCAAATAGCTTTCCTTTTTGGTCTACTATCTTCATTATTTTCTCCCTCCACATAAGATTTATCAAAACCATAGTATTACAAATCATTTTGATTGGTCAAGAGATTTTATATTTTTTTATTGACTATCCAGTTAGAAATATTGTATCTTAGAATCTGTAATAAAAATGCTTGAGGTATTAAGGATGATAAAGGATGATTGATATAATTTGTTTTTCAACAACGCCGTGGGACCCGATTCCTACAAGAAAACAGCAGATAATGAAAAGGATGCCTGAAAATTGCAGGATATTCTACTTGGACCCGCCGGTTACCTACATCGGACCGTTAAAGGATCCCTCTTTAAGACCGTATTTGACAAAGTTTAGAAAGTCTCCAAAAAGAGTTAAGAAGAATCTATATGTTTTTGCCCTGCCACCGATTGTACCTTTTTACAATATAAAAAGATCAGTAAACAAATTCAACCAGAAGATGATAGCAAAGTTTGTGCAGGAGGTCATATACAAAAACTTTGGTTTAAAATCACCTGTTATATGGACGTATATGCCAAACACAATAGACATTTTAAAACATCTTCCGTACAGATTTTTGATATATGACTGTATAGACAAGCATTCAGAATTTCAAGGCTTTATTGACAAACAGGTTGTTGAGGAAATGGAAGATGAACTTGCAAAAAAAAGCGATGTGGTTTTTACAACAACAATGGGGCTTTACAATAAACTCAAAAATCTAAATCCAAAAACATATCTTGTGCCAAACGGTGCAGAGTTTGATCATTTTAATAAAGCAGCGAGGAAGCTTTCTGCGCCGGATACTATGAAAAATATACCTCATCCTATTTTTGGATTTGTAGGGGTCATTCACACATGGATTGATACTAATCTAATCGAGTATTTAGCGTCACAAAGGAAGGATTGGTCATTTGTCCTTATAGGACCTGTCGGCGCAGGTGTGAATGTTGATAATCTAAAGAAATACAAAAATATTTATCTTTTGGGAAGAGTTGACCATAGGATATTGCCACAGTATGTTTCACAGTTTGATGTGTGTTTAAACCTCTTCAGGGTAAACAGGCTCTCAGAAAATGTAAGCCCGCTGAAATTTTATGAGTACTTAGCAACCGGAAAACCAATTGTCTCAACACCAATGCCCCAGGTCGAAGAGTTTTCCGATGTTGTATATATTGGAAAAGATTATAACGATGTGTTAAAAAAGTGTGAAGAAGCAGTTTCAGAGATCAAAAATGAAAAAGATGAAAAGGTATTAAAAAGAATAGAATATGCAAGGCTTACCTCATGGGATAGCAGGGTAAGCCAGATACTTGAGATACTAAAGAGGGAAGGGATATATATTGAATAGCGTATGTGTGATTGGACTTGGATATGTAGGATTGCCTCTTGCACTTTCTTTTGCAATGAAAGGCTATAAGGTGTATGGTGTTGACAGCAATCCGGATTTGATTGGTGAACTCAAAAGAGGTGAAACTCATCATTTAGAAAGCTATAAAGGAAAGACAATCCAGGAAATTTTGAGACAGCAGCTTCAAAATGGGAATTTTGTACCAATGCTTGACTATAAAGAAGCACTTGGCGCCTGCGAAGACATTATAGTTACTGTGCCAATTCCGGTTTACGGTGGGAAACCATACTATGAATACTTGATTTTATGTGCAAGAGAGATAAAAGAAAATTTGCGCCCGGGTCAGCTTATCCTTTTGAGGTCTACAGTTGTGCCGGGGACAACAAGGAATATTTTTCTGCCAGTATTAGAAGAAAGTGGGCTAAAGTGTGGCAGGGATTTCTATTTAGCCTATGCATCAGAGAGGATTGCAGAGGGCAGAGCTTTTGAGGAATTTGAGAATATGCCCACGGCACTTGCTGGTTTTTGTGAGGTCAGCACAGAAAGGGCGGTTGATTTGATAAAGGTAATTTGCAGGGCAGAGGTTGTTGTTGCTTCCTCATTTGAGGTTGTGGAGACTGCAAAGGTAATTGAGAATCTCCAGAGGGATATAAATATTGCAATGGTGAATGAGTTTGAAAGATTTACAAAAGCAATGAACTTAGATATCTTTGAAGTTATAAAGGTTGCGAATACACACAAAAGAGTGAATCTTCTTTATCCTGGACCTGGTGTTGGTGGTTTTTGTATTCCAAACGCGTTTTATTATTTGAATGCAAAGGCAGAAGAGATAGGTGTGGAATTGAAACTATCCAAGACGGCAAGAATGTTCAACGAGGGAATTCCTGCATATATCTCTGATCTTGTAATAAAGACAATGGAGAAATATTCTACTTCAAAGAAGGTTGCTGTACTTGGAATTGCCATGAAAGATTATTCTTCTGATGACAGGCTCAGCCCTGCACTTGAGATTATAGAGATTTTAAGACAGCGCGGAGTTGAAGTTAAGGCGTTTGACCCTGCGGTAAAAAAGGAATATGAGTTTAAAGTAAATACCTTGCAGGAAGCTCTGGAAAAGGTTGAAGTTGTACTCATTTTAGCACGACAGCATGGAATAGATTTTGAGAAGATTTTTGAGTTTATTCCACCGCAAAAAGCTATTGTAATTGACACAAGGGATGTGTTTACCAGCAAGCAGGCCCAAGAAAAAGGGTTTGTTCTCGAGAAAATTTGAAATATAATGCTTGGCAGCGGACAGAAAAAAGGGTCCTGGCAATTTTACCAAGGACCCTTTTTGGATATAGACTTTCAAAATAAAATTTGGGGGGTTTTGCAAAAAAGATTATAGCAAAAAAATTTGAACATGTTAATATTAATATGCTATAATATTGTCGGCTTTGTAAAGAAAGCAGGGCCGGAAATCTTCGGTGGAAGGTAGAACACCTTCTTGCATCCGGCTCGAAGAAAAACCGAATTGAGGGAGGTAAAAACAAGATGCCAGTTTTGACAATGAAACAGCTTTTAGAAGCAGGTGTTCATTTTGGTCACCAGACACGTAGATGGAATCCCAAGATGGCAGAGTATATCTTTACTGAGAGAAATGGTATTTACATCATTGACCTTCAGAAGACTGTCAAGAAAATGGACGAGGCGTATGAGTTTGTGAAGTCTCAGGTAAGAGAAGGCAAGATTGTCCTCTTTGTCGGGACTAAAAAACAGGCTCAGGAGACAATTAAGGAAGAGGCAGAAAGATGTGGTATGTACTACATCAATCAAAGATGGCTGGGTGGACTTCTGACAAACTTCAGAACAATCAAAACAAGGATTGAGAGGTTAAAAGAGCTTCAGAGAATGGAAGAAGATGGCACATTTGAGGTTCTTCCAAAGAAAGAAGTGAACCTGCTAAGAAAGGAAAAGGAAAGACTTTTAAAGTATCTTGGCGGAATACAGAATATGCCAAGAATCCCTGATATTTTATATGTAGTTGACCCGAGGAAAGAGAGAAATGCTGTGCTTGAGGCGAGAAAACTTGGGATTCCGATAGTTGCTATTGTTGATACAAATTGTGACCCCGATGAGATTGACTATGTAATTCCTGGTAACGATGATGCAATAAGAGCAGTAAAGCTAATAACCTCTAAGATTGCAGATGCTGTGATTGAGGGTAGAGAAGGAGAACAGTTTGCACCTGCTTCAACTCAAAAGCAAGATATTGAAGAGCAAGATGCTCAGGGAACTGAAGATAACAATGATGATGTTATAGATGAATAATCTATTGTGTGCACGGTAGCAAAATAACATTTAGGAGGGATTAAATTTATGATCAGTGCTGAGATGGTAAAGGAGCTGCGTGAGAAGACAGGTGCCGGGATGATGGACTGCAAAAAGGCATTGGAAGATGCAAATGGTGATATGGAAAAAGCGATAGAGCTTTTAAGAGAAAGAGGGCTTGCAAAGGCAGCGAAGAAAGCATCAAGAGTTGCTGCAGAGGGTATTGTGGAAAGCTATATCCATGGTAATGGTCGAATTGGCGTTTTGGTTGAAATTAATTGCGAGACAGACTTTGTTGCAAGAAATGAGGAGTTTAGACAGTTTGCAAAGGATATTGCTATGCAGATTGCAGCTGCAAATCCAAAGTATGTGTCGAGAGAAGAAATTCCTCAGGATGTTATTGAAAAAGAAAGAGCAATATTAAGACAGCAGGCGCTGAACGAAGGAAAGCCCGAGCATGTTGTTGATAAAATTGTTGAAGGAAGACTTGAAAAGTTCTTTGAAGAGGTATGTTTGCTTGAGCAGCCATGGATCAAAAATCCTGATATGAAGATTAAGGATTTGCTCACTGAGAAGATTGCAAAGATAGGGGAAAATATTGTCATAAGAAGATTTGCAAGATTTGAGAGAGGCGAAGGGATTGAAAAGGCTGCTTCTTGCTAATGGTTAAATATAGCAGAAGAAGGGAACACTATTTTTTGAAGTGGTGTTCCCTTTTTTTGAGCAAAAACTCTTGATAACCCTGTACTTTTGTTTGTAAAATATTATCATGGAGAAGGAGAAGATAAAAAATGGTTAAGCCCAAATACAAA
The Caldicellulosiruptor morganii DNA segment above includes these coding regions:
- the rpsB gene encoding 30S ribosomal protein S2, yielding MPVLTMKQLLEAGVHFGHQTRRWNPKMAEYIFTERNGIYIIDLQKTVKKMDEAYEFVKSQVREGKIVLFVGTKKQAQETIKEEAERCGMYYINQRWLGGLLTNFRTIKTRIERLKELQRMEEDGTFEVLPKKEVNLLRKEKERLLKYLGGIQNMPRIPDILYVVDPRKERNAVLEARKLGIPIVAIVDTNCDPDEIDYVIPGNDDAIRAVKLITSKIADAVIEGREGEQFAPASTQKQDIEEQDAQGTEDNNDDVIDE
- the tsf gene encoding translation elongation factor Ts; the encoded protein is MISAEMVKELREKTGAGMMDCKKALEDANGDMEKAIELLRERGLAKAAKKASRVAAEGIVESYIHGNGRIGVLVEINCETDFVARNEEFRQFAKDIAMQIAAANPKYVSREEIPQDVIEKERAILRQQALNEGKPEHVVDKIVEGRLEKFFEEVCLLEQPWIKNPDMKIKDLLTEKIAKIGENIVIRRFARFERGEGIEKAASC